One Gossypium hirsutum isolate 1008001.06 chromosome A11, Gossypium_hirsutum_v2.1, whole genome shotgun sequence genomic window carries:
- the LOC107887269 gene encoding F-box/LRR-repeat protein 3 encodes MLSFQSSKNVLSLTEDLLVRIYELLAAESDRKSFRLVCREFRRIDSLTRRHLRVIRIEFLPILLRKYPRLQSLDLSACPRIDDGVVSLLLTRVGPGSNSPSLGHWAWGLKSLVLSRATGLRFSGLEMLTRACPCLESVDVSYCCGFGDREAAALSSAVGLRELNMDKCLQLTDVGLAKIAVGCSKLEKLSLKWCMEITDLGIDLLCKKCVDLKYLDVSYLKVTNESLHSIASLLKLEVLGLMACPLIDDVGLQFIERGCPSLKVIDVSRCEGVSSSGLIYVVRGHRNLLELNAGYCLSELSTALLHQMKNLNHLEVIRIDGARISETSFQVISANCKSLVEIGLSKCVGVTNMGIMRLVSACINLRVLNLTCCHSITDTAISAIAYSCRSLVCLKVESCNMITEKGLCQLGSFCLLLEEIDLTDCCGVNDKGLEYLSRCSELSCLKLGLCTNISNKGLSYIGSNCLKIHELDLYRCSGIGDDGLEALSNGCKKLRKLNLSYCNAVSDRGLAYIGRLEELSDLEMRALHKITGVGLEAVAVGCKKLADLDMKHCEKVGDSGFWALAYYSKNLRQINLSYCGISDMALCMVMGNLSRLQEAKLVHLSNSTVEGVELALRACCARIKKVKLFAPLRFMLSSEILEILHARGCIIRWD; translated from the exons ATGTTGTCGTTTCAATCGAGCAAGAACGTCCTTAGCTTAACAGAAGATCTACTTGTCCGGATCTACGAATTGCTGGCCGCTGAGTCGGATCGGAAATCGTTTCGGCTCGTTTGCAGAGAGTTCCGTCGAATTGACTCACTGACTCGGAGGCATCTTCGGGTAATACGAATCGAGTTCTTGCCGATTCTTCTCCGTAAGTACCCTCGGCTACAATCCCTCGACCTCTCAGCTTGTCCCCGCATTGACGACGGGGTTGTTTCCTTGCTCTTAACTCGGGTTGGTCCGGGTTCGAATTCACCGAGTTTGGGTCATTGGGCTTGGGGACTGAAGAGTCTAGTGCTGAGCCGAGCGACGGGGTTGAGGTTCTCGGGGTTGGAGATGTTGACACGTGCATGTCCGTGTTTGGAGAGCGTTGACGTGTCGTATTGTTGTGGGTTTGGAGACAGGGAAGCAGCTGCCTTGTCCTCTGCCGTTGGGTTGAGGGAGTTAAACATGGATAAGTGCTTGCAATTGACCGATGTCGGATTGGCGAAGATCGCCGTCGGGTGTTCGAAATTGGAGAAATTGAGCTTGAAGTGGTGTATGGAGATAACTGATTTGGGTATCGATCTTTTGTGTAAGAAATGCGTTGATTTGAAGTATCTTGATGTGTCCTATCTCAAG GTGACAAATGAATCACTTCATTCTATTGCTTCTCTGCTGAAACTGGAGGTTTTGGGTTTAATGGCGTGTCCTTTAATAGATGATGTTGGATTACAGTTTATCGAGCGTGGATGCCCGTCACTAAAG GTGATTGATGTATCAAGGTGCGAAGGTGTGAGTTCATCTGGTTTAATCTATGTTGTCAGAGGCCATCGTAACCTTCTTGAGCTTAATGCAGGTTATTGTCTTTCA GAGCTTTCTACAGCCCTTCTGCATCAGATGAAGAACTTAAATCACCTCGAAGTGATCAGAATTGACGGGGCTAGAATTTCCGAGACTAGTTTCCAAGTCATTAGTGCCAATTGCAAGTCATTGGTAGAAATCGGGCTCAGCAAATGTGTGGGGGTGACCAACATGGGCATAATGAGACTTGTATCTGCCTGCATTAATTTAAGAGTCCTGAATCTAACTTGCTGCCATTCCATTACTGATACTGCAATTTCTGCCATAGCTTACTCATGCAGAAGCCTTGTATGCCTGAAAGTAGAGTCTTGTAATATGATTACCGAAAAGGGTCTTTGTCAGCTCGGATCCTTTTGCTTGCTACTGGAGGAGATTGATCTGACAGATTGTTGCGGTGTAAATGACAAAG GATTGGAATACTTGTCTAGATGTTCTGAACTATCATGCTTGAAACTAGGGCTTTGCACAAACATATCAAACAAAGGACTATCTTACATCGGTTCTAACTGTTTGAAGATACATGAACTAGATCTGTACCG GTGCTCTGGTATTGGTGATGATGGTTTGGAGGCTCTATCCAATGGTTGCAAGAAGTTGAGGAAGCTCAACTTGTCATACTGCAATGCAGTTTCTGACAGAGGGCTAGCTTATATAGGTCGTCTAGAGGAACTTTCTGATCTCGAAATGCGTGCACTTCATAAAATCACAGGTGTGGGTTTGGAAGCAGTTGCAGTTGGATGTAAGAAACTGGCAGATTTGGATATGAAACACTGTGAGAAAGTTGGTGATTCGGGCTTTTGGGCACTTGCCTATTACTCAAAGAATCTGCGACAG ATAAACTTGAGCTACTGTGGCATCTCTGATATGGCATTGTGCATGGTGATGGGGAACTTGTCACGGCTGCAAGAGGCAAAGCTTGTGCACCTCAGCAATTCCACGGTCGAAGGGGTTGAGCTTGCACTTAGAGCCTGCTGTGCACGGATAAAAAAGGTCAAGCTATTTGCCCCTTTAAGGTTCATGCTTTCATCAGAGATTCTTGAAATCCTGCATGCTAGAGGTTGCATCATAAGGTGGGATTAG
- the LOC107887284 gene encoding pectinesterase translates to MALKASALCTLSILVILFSPSFATFPNPASVFNSESICKLTPHADFCKSILPSDKFATIFDFSKVSMQQSLLNAHSFLGAIKYFLRLPSTSFLSTIRALQDCQFLAELNVDFLSYTLQRIKSDGLDTFLADDLHALLSAVLTNVQTCIEGLEATPSASSIKNGLLPSISNGTNFLSVSLALFRHGWVHGLIKSLTGRNHVFSNLVNGRDSPLPLIMSDHDRAVYESASRQKHVRADEEGKDKGVSVSQVVVVNPDGSGNFTTINEAVAAAPNNTGDSNRYFLIYVVAGVYEEYVSIPKKKQNVMMIGDGINKTIITGNRNFVDGSTTFNSATFAVVGKGFVAVNITFRNTAGPSKHQAVAVRNGADMSTFYRCSFEGYQDTLYAHSLRQFYKECDIYGTVDFIFGNAAVVLQNCNIYPRLPMPNQFNTITAQGRTDPNQNTGISIHHCVIRPADDLASSNWMTKTYLGRPWKEYSRTVYMQSFMDSLIEPSGWSEWAGNFALDTLYYAEYKNMGPGSNTGSRVQWNGYHKDISESEADKFTVSNFIDGDNWLPATGVPFHGGLF, encoded by the exons ATGGCTCTCAAGGCTTCAGCTCTTTGTACCCTATCTATTCTCGTAATCCTCTTTTCTCCTTCTTTTGCTACCTTTCCTAATCCTGCCTCCGTTTTTAACTCCGAATCTATTTGCAAGCTCACCCCACATGCTGATTTCTGCAAATCGATTTTACCCTCCGATAAGTTCGCTACCATTTTTGACTTCAGCAAGGTTTCGATGCAACAATCGTTGTTGAATGCTCATAGCTTTCTTGGTGCTATCAAGTATTTCCTCAGACTGCCATCGACTTCGTTCCTCAGCACCATTCGGGCACTCCAGGATTGCCAGTTTCTAGCTGAGCTTAATGTAGATTTCTTATCGTACACGTTACAAAGAATCAAATCCGACGGTCTCGATACCTTCCTGGCTGATGATTTGCATGCGTTGCTTAGTGCTGTTTTAACGAATGTGCAAACTTGTATCGAAGGGCTTGAAGCTACACCGTCGGCTTCGAGCATTAAAAATGGCTTATTGCCATCTATTTCTAATGGAACAAATTTCCTCAGTGTGTCTCTTGCACTTTTCAGGCACGGTTGGGTTCATGGATTAATTAAATCTCTAACAGGAAGAAACCATGTGTTTTCCAATTTGGTAAATGGCAGGGACTCTCCTTTGCCTTTAATAATGTCGGACCATGATCGAGCAGTTTACGAATCCGCAAGCCGGCAGAAGCATGTTCGAGCAGATGAGGAAGGGAAGGACAAAGGGGTTTCCGTGAGTCAAGTAGTGGTTGTAAATCCTGATGGAAGTGGCAACTTCACCACTATCAACGAAGCAGTGGCCGCTGCACCGAATAATACCGGGGATAGCAACAGATACTTTTTGATTTACGTGGTCGCGGGTGTCTACGAAGAGTATGTTTCCATACCTAAGAAGAAGCAGAATGTGATGATGATTGGTGACGGTATAAACAAGACGATAATCACTGGAAACCGCAACTTTGTTGATGGATCAACCACATTCAACTCTGCAACATTTG CTGTTGTTGGTAAGGGATTTGTTGCGGTCAACATTACATTTCGTAACACGGCCGGACCTAGCAAACACCAAGCTGTCGCGGTTCGAAATGGAGCCGATATGTCCACATTCTACCGATGTAGCTTCGAAGGCTACCAAGACACTTTATATGCTCACTCCCTGAGGCAATTTTACAAAGAATGCGACATTTACGGCACAGTAGACTTCATATTTGGCAATGCAGCCGTGGTCCTCCAAAACTGCAACATATATCCTCGACTACCAATGCCAAACCAATTCAACACCATCACCGCACAAGGAAGAACCGATCCTAACCAAAACACAGGCATATCAATTCACCACTGTGTCATTAGACCCGCTGACGATCTCGCCTCGAGCAACTGGATGACAAAAACATACTTAGGAAGGCCATGGAAGGAGTATTCGAGGACTGTTTACATGCAAAGTTTCATGGACAGTCTGATCGAACCGTCAGGTTGGAGTGAATGGGCTGGGAATTTTGCCTTGGATACATTGTACTATGCTGAATACAAGAACATGGGTCCAGGGTCCAACACTGGTTCCAGGGTTCAATGGAATGGTTACCATAAGGATATAAGTGAGAGTGAAGCTGATAAATTCACTGTCTCCAACTTCATAGATGGTGATAACTGGTTGCCTGCAACTGGAGTTCCTTTTCATGGGGGATTGTTTTGA